A genomic window from Osmerus eperlanus chromosome 5, fOsmEpe2.1, whole genome shotgun sequence includes:
- the hps5 gene encoding Hermansky-Pudlak syndrome 5 protein isoform X1, which produces MVPVVSESHSHVLAEFDCLDPLLSALRLDSGRLKCTCLAVSRKWLAIGTSSGGLHLIQREGWKQRLILTHKEGSITQVACCPHDEDFIAVATSQGLVVVWELQLERRGRPERVSVSWEHQAQAITSLCWDTTALRVFVGDAGGKVSFLRAGSSKLGKGSAFVIFPVQTITTVDSRVVQLGYADGRLLVSSLSRCYLCDTERQKFWRVGNKERDGEYGACFFPQSRALAAGQAPLLYCARPGSRIWEASFSGEVLSTHQFKQLLACPPVPLISYRTEPQYNPVQRSPQSMAFPKLLCLGDQHLLAWTDSAIYIFTPQTGQVLLWSEVKDVVEVAVYRSELFCLYGDGHLSHLSLLSAERCVERLLRREAWVAAASVCCMFQHTIAPSRVRKSIPVDRLDHLRSQLSSSTHSDLIGQLEEVISKLEPLDSASSSRRSSISSHESFNVLDCGIYRVISRRGSQSDEETSSLVSQSMLEEERLKEFSFGQEEDQVDHEGSLHLLATSGLLPSPPWLHPSVFLSAPVLHLHSDHQSSEHVEGERSEPSLQFHLPLSFRPKPPRIALQAVRDSVTSFVKKTTDKINTLQMNSDIWLRPDHREGGGQAELVPSTAPLPEEPEHEVSVSQPNTENDLQELRTATERAVFQIQDPLVLLDPACLGEALEEWLPVLERVLGPSVEGHLGVEGWERVHPECEDQSPSLEEPPADEGEENERPEDSPASGEEGNQRSDHLRPEGGGEEVPVTSNGAPSEPVLVRPPKPLPSDLQAQLGRLATLFVETRCFRGPLKHPGVATFMRRYFFLLDQERVRRMCVLSFHEHPELQSSFMEAMLELTQSNKVVEVIHKGDLLKSLRSLRELQPWSAPHLLAHLHRLYEKHGEVAVRSFTQFYPTILPSDVMAMAQPSHFLAYLDNLVQSRAEEQRSAFLGSLLQPESLRQDWLQLALSHDAPQQSDTLTSDGHPRWHSHFFSWGYGRFLSLLIRLPADLDSKQNMAETCRRNGYWTGYLYLCCELQHHSEAFSAICRLDDLSLLEEPKGVVPHTLDEWKTVIQMSQQCSRPLDQAQACAGSSMPNGSADSRNQVSPESLTLRLARVVGPDRALAALQECGVEVELRPHSALVCELLRVAEKRQRALIQTMLERCDRFLWSQPA; this is translated from the exons ATGGTTCCCGTTGTGTCCGAGTCTCACAGCCATGTGCTGGCAGAATTTGATTGCCTTGACCCTCTACTCTCTGCCCTACGTCTAGACTCTGGGAGACTTAAG TGTACCTGCCTGGCAGTGTCGAGGAAGTGGCTCGCCATAGGGACATCTTCAGGGGGACTGCACCTCatccagagggagggatggaaacaAAGACTCATCCTAACGCACAAG GAGGGTTCAATCACTCAGGTGGCTTGTTGTCCACACGATGAAGATTTCATTGCCGTGGCAACAAG TCAGGGGCTGGTGGTTGTCTGGGAGCTGCAACTGGAGCGACGTGGGCGtccagagagagtgagtgtctcCTGGGAGCACCAGGCACAGGCCATCACCTCACTGTGCTGGGACACCACTGCCTTGAGGGTGTTTGTCGGGGACGCCGGAGGCAAGGTGTCCTTTCTCCGTGCAGGATCTTCCAAACTCGGCAAG GGGTCAGCGTTCGTGATCTTCCCGGTGCAGACCATCACCACGGTGGACTCTCGAGTGGTGCAGCTGGGCTACGCCGACGGCCGTCTCCTGGTGTCTTCCCTGAGCCGGTGCTACCTGTgtgacacagagaggcag AAGTTTTGGAGGGTTGGAAACAAGGAGCGAGATGGAGAGTACGGGGcctgcttctttcctcagagCCGAGCGCTGGCGGCGGGGCAGGCTCCCCTGCTGTACTGTGCACGCCCAGGGTCTCGAATCTGGGAGGCCAGTTTCAGTGGAGAGGTCCTCAGTACTCACCAGTTCAAGCAGTTGCTTGCTTGCCCCCCTGTGCCCCTGATCAGTTACAG GACTGAGCCCCAATACAACCCTGTGCAGAGGAGTCCCCAGTCCATGGCTTTTCCTAAACTCTTGTGCCTTGG AGACCAGCATCTGCTGGCCTGGACTGACTCCGCCATATATATCTTCACACCTCAGACTGGCCAGGTGCTTCTGtggtcagaggtcaaag ATGTAGTGGAGGTTGCCGTCTACCGCAGTGAGCTCTTCTGTCTCTATGGTGACGGGCATCTGTCTCACCTCTCGCTGCTGTCTGCCGAGCGCTGCGTGGAGCGGCTGCTGCGGAGAGAGGCCTGGGTCGCTGCTGCTTCCGTCTGCTGCATGTTTCAGCACACCATCGCCCCCAGCAGG GTGCGTAAATCGATCCCTGTCGACCGTCTTGACCACCTCAGGTCACAGCTCAGTTCCTCCACACACTCCGATCTGATTGGCCAGTTGGAGGAAGTGATCTCGAAACTAGAGCCTCTGGATTCAGCTTCCAGTAGTCGCAGAAGCAGCATCTCCTCTCAC GAAAGCTTCAATGTCCTGGATTGTGGAATCTATCGTGTCATCagccgcagaggaagccaaTCGGATGAAGAGACCAGCTCCCTTGTCAGCCAATCCATGTTGGAGGAGGAGCGACTGAAGGAGTTCAGTTTTGGGCAGGAGGAAGACCAGGTAGACCATG AGGGCTCGCTACACCTGCTTGCCACATCTGGTCTGTTGCCCTCCCCTCCATggctccatccatctgtcttcctctctgcccctgtcctccatctccatTCAGATCACCAGAGCAGTgagcatgtggagggggagcgATCTGAGCCCAGCCTGCagttccatctccctctctcattccgcCCTAAACCCCCCCGCATCGCTCTGCAGGCCGTCAGAGACAg TGTGACGAGCTTTGTGAAGAAGACGACTGACAAGATCAACACCCTGCAGATGAACTCGGATATCTGGCTCCGGCCTGACcacagggagggtggaggacaggccgAGCTCGTTCCCTCCACCGCACCACTTCCTGAAGAGCCGGAACACGA GGTGTCCGTCAGTCAACCGAACACGGAGAATGACCTTCAGGAACTTCGCACCGCTACAGAGCGAGCCGT CTTCCAGATCCAGGACCCACTAGTTCTGCTGGACCCGGCATGCTTAGGTGAAGCCCTGGAGGAGTGGCTGCCTGTGCTGGAGAGGGTTTTAGGACCTTCGGTTGAAGGACACCtcggtgtggaggggtgggagagggtcCATCCAGAATGTGAGGACCAGTCCCCATCGCTGGAGGAACCGCCGGCGGACGAGGGCGAGGAGAACGAGAGACCCGAGGATTCCCCAGCGAGTGGCGAGGAAGGAAACCAGAGGTCAGATCATCTCCGTCCCGAAGGCGGCGGTGAGGAGGTGCCTGTAACGTCAAACGGCGCTCCTTCCGAACCCGTTCTAGTGCGGCCCCCCAAACCCCTGCCCTCCGACCTCCAGGCGCAGCTCGGACGACTGGCCACGTTGTTTGTGGAGACGCGCTGCTTCAGAGGGCCGCTTAAGCACCCAGGGGTCGCGACCTTCATGCGCCGCTACTTCTTCCTGCTGGATCAGGAGCGTgtgaggaggatgtgtgtgctcAGTTTCCATGAGCACCCAGAGCTCCAGAGCTCCTTCATGGAAGCCATGCTAG aacTGACGCAGTCTAACAAGGTGGTGGAGGTGATTCACAAAGGGGATCTTCTGAAGTCTCTGCGCAGCCTGCGAGAGTTACAGCCCTGGagcgctcctcatctcctcgcTCACCTCCACAG GTTGTATGAGAAGCATGGGGAGGTTGCAGTGCGCTCCTTCACCCAGTTCTATCCCACGATCCTTCCCTCAGACGTCATGGCCATGGCCCAGCCCAGCCATTTCCTGGCGTACCTCGACAATCTTGTGCAGTCGCGTGCTGAGGAACAGAG aTCGGCGTTCCTgggctccctcctccagcccgaGTCGCTGCGTCAGGACTGGCTCCAGCTGGCGCTATCCCACGATGCTCCCCAACAGTCTGACACCCTGACCTCGGACGGGCATCCCAG GTGGCATTCGCATTTCTTCTCATGGGGGTATGGccgcttcctgtctctcttgatTCGCCTGCCAGCTGACCTGGACTCCAAGCAAAACATGGCTGAAACCTGCAGGAGAAACGG ataCTGGACTGGCTACCTGTACCTGTGCTGTGAGCTGCAGCATCACTCAGAGGCCTTCTCTGCTATCTGCAGGCTGGATGACCTCAGTCTGCTTGAGGAGCCCAAAG gtgTGGTGCCCCATACCCTGGATGAATGGAAGACTGTGATCCAGATGTCCCAGCAGTGCAGCAGGCCGTTGGACCAGGCCCAGGCATGCGCAGGGAGCAGCATGCCTAACGGCTCCGCAGACAGCAGAAACCAGGTCAGCCCTGagagcctgactctgaggctggcTAGGGTGGTGGGGCCAGACCGGGCCCTGGCGGCCCTGCAGGAGtgcggggtggaggtggagctcAGGCCCCACTCCGCCCTGGTCTGTGAGCTGCTGAGGGTGGCAGAGAAGAGGCAGAG GGCCCTGATCCAAACCATGCTGGAGCGCTGTGATCGGTTTCTTTGGTCCCAACCTGCCTAG
- the gtf2h1 gene encoding general transcription factor IIH subunit 1, translating to MAALSEEVLLVLKRVRQRKQDGTLYLMAERIAWGPEGKDRFTVSHLYADIRCQKISPDGKVKIQLQLVLHTGESTTFHFANESSALKDRDAAKDLLQQLLPKFKKRANKELEEKNRMLQEDPVLFQLYKDLVVSQVISAEEFWANRMSMNNVDVSLSNNKQDVGISAAFLADIRPQTDGCNGLRYNLTSDIIESIFRTYPAVKEKYGENVPHNLTEKEFWTRFFQSHYFHRDRINTGLQDIFSECAKQDEKGLKSMVIQGVKNPLVDLMSLEDKTLDEGYGVSTGPSTSSSNKTVKENSNSAIIKRFNHHSAMVLAAGSRKGETPNDQASETSSTDGNSRDSDFFQPPIKKVKIQEAIEYEDLQKEVGLKTVALNLKKSDRYSHGPVPLQSQQYTTSQDIINSVNCVQHEMANYKPCLTRVVSSNTASSAISALSPGGILMQAGTQQAINQMVPSEVQGELKHLYTAAGELLRHFWSCFPVNTSFLEEKVVKMRSNLERFQMTKLRPFQEKVQRQYLSMNLTGHLEEMLQTAYNKFHAWQTRRMLRKT from the exons ATGGCAGCATTGTCGGAGGAGGTGCTGCTGGTCCTGAAAAGGGTGCGACAGAGGAAACAGGATGGCACTCTATACCTGATGGCCGAGCGAATAGCGTGGGGCCCAGAAGGCAAAGACCGCTTCACCGTTAGTCACTTGTATGCAGACATTCGCT GTCAGAAGATCAGCCCTGATGGCAAAGTCAAGATTCAACTTCAGTTGGTCCTTCACACTGGTGAAAGCACCACATTCCACTTTGCCAATGAAAGCAGTGCCCTCAAAGACCGTGATGCTGCTAAGGACCTGCTACAACAGCTGCTACCCAAGTTCAAAAAAAGGGCAAACAAGGAACTAGAAGAGAAGAATAG AATGCTACAAGAAGATCCTGTGCTTTTTCAATTGTACAAAGACCTGGTTGTCAGTCAAGTAATCAGTGCAGAAGAATTCTGGGCCAACAGGATGAGTATGAACAACgtggatgtctctctctccaacaacAAGCAGGATGTTGGCATATCAGCAGCCTTTCTG GCGGACATAAGACCGCAGACAGATGGCTGTAATGGCCTAAGATACAATCTCACTTCTGATATTATTGAGTCCATCTTCCGAACATACCCAGCAG TGAAAGAAAAGTATGGAGAGAATGTACCGCACAACCTGACAGAAAAGGAGTTTTGGACCCGTTTTTTCCAGTCCCACTACTTCCACAGAGATCGCATCAACACTGGCCTTCAGGATATCTTCTCAGAGTGTGCTAAGCAGGATGAAAAGG GCTTGAAATCCATGGTGATACAAGGAGTGAAGAATCCTTTGGTGGACCTAATGTCACTGGAGGACAAGACGTTAGATGAG GGCTATGGAGTCTCTACAGGTCCCTCTACATCAAGCTCGAACAAGACTGTAAAGGAGAACAGCAACTCGGCTATCATCAAGCGTTTCAATCATCACAGTGCCATGGTGTTAGCAGCTGGTTCAAGAAAGGG GGAAACGCCTAATGATCAAGCCAGTGAAACAAGCAGTACAGATGGAAACTCGAGGGACTCTGACTTTTTCCAGCCACCCATTAAGAAG GTGAAAATACAAGAGGCCATAGAATACGAAGACCTGCAGAAGGAAGTTGGACTGAAAACAGTTGCTTTGAACCTCAAGAAATCTGATAG GTACTCTCATGGCCCTGTGCCCCTGCAGTCCCAACAGTACACCACCAGCCAAGACATCATCAACTCTGTCAACTGCGTCCAGCATGAGATGGCCAACTACAAGCCGTGCCTTACTCGG GTGGTGTCCAGCAACACAGCCAGTTCTGCCATCTCTGCCCTTTCACCAGGGGGCATACTCATGCAAGCAGGCACACAACAAGCCATAAATC AGATGGTGCCCAGTGAAGTTCAGGGGGAACTGAAGCATTTGTACACAGCTGCTGGAGAGTTGTTAAGGCACTTCTGGTCATGCTTTCCTGTAAACACATCGTTTTTGGAGGAGAAG GTGGTGAAAATGAGGTCGAACCTAGAGAGATTCCAAATGACCAAGCTCCGCCCCTTCCAAGAAAAGGTTCAGCGTCAATATTTGAGTATGAAT CTCACAGGTCACTTGGAGGAGATGCTACAGACGGCTTACAATAAGTTCCATGCCTGGCAAACTCGCCGCATGTTGAGGAAGACTTGA
- the hps5 gene encoding Hermansky-Pudlak syndrome 5 protein isoform X2 has protein sequence MVPVVSESHSHVLAEFDCLDPLLSALRLDSGRLKCTCLAVSRKWLAIGTSSGGLHLIQREGWKQRLILTHKEGSITQVACCPHDEDFIAVATSQGLVVVWELQLERRGRPERVSVSWEHQAQAITSLCWDTTALRVFVGDAGGKVSFLRAGSSKLGKGSAFVIFPVQTITTVDSRVVQLGYADGRLLVSSLSRCYLCDTERQKFWRVGNKERDGEYGACFFPQSRALAAGQAPLLYCARPGSRIWEASFSGEVLSTHQFKQLLACPPVPLISYRTEPQYNPVQRSPQSMAFPKLLCLGDQHLLAWTDSAIYIFTPQTGQVLLWSEVKDVVEVAVYRSELFCLYGDGHLSHLSLLSAERCVERLLRREAWVAAASVCCMFQHTIAPSRVRKSIPVDRLDHLRSQLSSSTHSDLIGQLEEVISKLEPLDSASSSRRSSISSHESFNVLDCGIYRVISRRGSQSDEETSSLVSQSMLEEERLKEFSFGQEEDQVDHDHQSSEHVEGERSEPSLQFHLPLSFRPKPPRIALQAVRDSVTSFVKKTTDKINTLQMNSDIWLRPDHREGGGQAELVPSTAPLPEEPEHEVSVSQPNTENDLQELRTATERAVFQIQDPLVLLDPACLGEALEEWLPVLERVLGPSVEGHLGVEGWERVHPECEDQSPSLEEPPADEGEENERPEDSPASGEEGNQRSDHLRPEGGGEEVPVTSNGAPSEPVLVRPPKPLPSDLQAQLGRLATLFVETRCFRGPLKHPGVATFMRRYFFLLDQERVRRMCVLSFHEHPELQSSFMEAMLELTQSNKVVEVIHKGDLLKSLRSLRELQPWSAPHLLAHLHRLYEKHGEVAVRSFTQFYPTILPSDVMAMAQPSHFLAYLDNLVQSRAEEQRSAFLGSLLQPESLRQDWLQLALSHDAPQQSDTLTSDGHPRWHSHFFSWGYGRFLSLLIRLPADLDSKQNMAETCRRNGYWTGYLYLCCELQHHSEAFSAICRLDDLSLLEEPKGVVPHTLDEWKTVIQMSQQCSRPLDQAQACAGSSMPNGSADSRNQVSPESLTLRLARVVGPDRALAALQECGVEVELRPHSALVCELLRVAEKRQRALIQTMLERCDRFLWSQPA, from the exons ATGGTTCCCGTTGTGTCCGAGTCTCACAGCCATGTGCTGGCAGAATTTGATTGCCTTGACCCTCTACTCTCTGCCCTACGTCTAGACTCTGGGAGACTTAAG TGTACCTGCCTGGCAGTGTCGAGGAAGTGGCTCGCCATAGGGACATCTTCAGGGGGACTGCACCTCatccagagggagggatggaaacaAAGACTCATCCTAACGCACAAG GAGGGTTCAATCACTCAGGTGGCTTGTTGTCCACACGATGAAGATTTCATTGCCGTGGCAACAAG TCAGGGGCTGGTGGTTGTCTGGGAGCTGCAACTGGAGCGACGTGGGCGtccagagagagtgagtgtctcCTGGGAGCACCAGGCACAGGCCATCACCTCACTGTGCTGGGACACCACTGCCTTGAGGGTGTTTGTCGGGGACGCCGGAGGCAAGGTGTCCTTTCTCCGTGCAGGATCTTCCAAACTCGGCAAG GGGTCAGCGTTCGTGATCTTCCCGGTGCAGACCATCACCACGGTGGACTCTCGAGTGGTGCAGCTGGGCTACGCCGACGGCCGTCTCCTGGTGTCTTCCCTGAGCCGGTGCTACCTGTgtgacacagagaggcag AAGTTTTGGAGGGTTGGAAACAAGGAGCGAGATGGAGAGTACGGGGcctgcttctttcctcagagCCGAGCGCTGGCGGCGGGGCAGGCTCCCCTGCTGTACTGTGCACGCCCAGGGTCTCGAATCTGGGAGGCCAGTTTCAGTGGAGAGGTCCTCAGTACTCACCAGTTCAAGCAGTTGCTTGCTTGCCCCCCTGTGCCCCTGATCAGTTACAG GACTGAGCCCCAATACAACCCTGTGCAGAGGAGTCCCCAGTCCATGGCTTTTCCTAAACTCTTGTGCCTTGG AGACCAGCATCTGCTGGCCTGGACTGACTCCGCCATATATATCTTCACACCTCAGACTGGCCAGGTGCTTCTGtggtcagaggtcaaag ATGTAGTGGAGGTTGCCGTCTACCGCAGTGAGCTCTTCTGTCTCTATGGTGACGGGCATCTGTCTCACCTCTCGCTGCTGTCTGCCGAGCGCTGCGTGGAGCGGCTGCTGCGGAGAGAGGCCTGGGTCGCTGCTGCTTCCGTCTGCTGCATGTTTCAGCACACCATCGCCCCCAGCAGG GTGCGTAAATCGATCCCTGTCGACCGTCTTGACCACCTCAGGTCACAGCTCAGTTCCTCCACACACTCCGATCTGATTGGCCAGTTGGAGGAAGTGATCTCGAAACTAGAGCCTCTGGATTCAGCTTCCAGTAGTCGCAGAAGCAGCATCTCCTCTCAC GAAAGCTTCAATGTCCTGGATTGTGGAATCTATCGTGTCATCagccgcagaggaagccaaTCGGATGAAGAGACCAGCTCCCTTGTCAGCCAATCCATGTTGGAGGAGGAGCGACTGAAGGAGTTCAGTTTTGGGCAGGAGGAAGACCAGGTAGACCATG ATCACCAGAGCAGTgagcatgtggagggggagcgATCTGAGCCCAGCCTGCagttccatctccctctctcattccgcCCTAAACCCCCCCGCATCGCTCTGCAGGCCGTCAGAGACAg TGTGACGAGCTTTGTGAAGAAGACGACTGACAAGATCAACACCCTGCAGATGAACTCGGATATCTGGCTCCGGCCTGACcacagggagggtggaggacaggccgAGCTCGTTCCCTCCACCGCACCACTTCCTGAAGAGCCGGAACACGA GGTGTCCGTCAGTCAACCGAACACGGAGAATGACCTTCAGGAACTTCGCACCGCTACAGAGCGAGCCGT CTTCCAGATCCAGGACCCACTAGTTCTGCTGGACCCGGCATGCTTAGGTGAAGCCCTGGAGGAGTGGCTGCCTGTGCTGGAGAGGGTTTTAGGACCTTCGGTTGAAGGACACCtcggtgtggaggggtgggagagggtcCATCCAGAATGTGAGGACCAGTCCCCATCGCTGGAGGAACCGCCGGCGGACGAGGGCGAGGAGAACGAGAGACCCGAGGATTCCCCAGCGAGTGGCGAGGAAGGAAACCAGAGGTCAGATCATCTCCGTCCCGAAGGCGGCGGTGAGGAGGTGCCTGTAACGTCAAACGGCGCTCCTTCCGAACCCGTTCTAGTGCGGCCCCCCAAACCCCTGCCCTCCGACCTCCAGGCGCAGCTCGGACGACTGGCCACGTTGTTTGTGGAGACGCGCTGCTTCAGAGGGCCGCTTAAGCACCCAGGGGTCGCGACCTTCATGCGCCGCTACTTCTTCCTGCTGGATCAGGAGCGTgtgaggaggatgtgtgtgctcAGTTTCCATGAGCACCCAGAGCTCCAGAGCTCCTTCATGGAAGCCATGCTAG aacTGACGCAGTCTAACAAGGTGGTGGAGGTGATTCACAAAGGGGATCTTCTGAAGTCTCTGCGCAGCCTGCGAGAGTTACAGCCCTGGagcgctcctcatctcctcgcTCACCTCCACAG GTTGTATGAGAAGCATGGGGAGGTTGCAGTGCGCTCCTTCACCCAGTTCTATCCCACGATCCTTCCCTCAGACGTCATGGCCATGGCCCAGCCCAGCCATTTCCTGGCGTACCTCGACAATCTTGTGCAGTCGCGTGCTGAGGAACAGAG aTCGGCGTTCCTgggctccctcctccagcccgaGTCGCTGCGTCAGGACTGGCTCCAGCTGGCGCTATCCCACGATGCTCCCCAACAGTCTGACACCCTGACCTCGGACGGGCATCCCAG GTGGCATTCGCATTTCTTCTCATGGGGGTATGGccgcttcctgtctctcttgatTCGCCTGCCAGCTGACCTGGACTCCAAGCAAAACATGGCTGAAACCTGCAGGAGAAACGG ataCTGGACTGGCTACCTGTACCTGTGCTGTGAGCTGCAGCATCACTCAGAGGCCTTCTCTGCTATCTGCAGGCTGGATGACCTCAGTCTGCTTGAGGAGCCCAAAG gtgTGGTGCCCCATACCCTGGATGAATGGAAGACTGTGATCCAGATGTCCCAGCAGTGCAGCAGGCCGTTGGACCAGGCCCAGGCATGCGCAGGGAGCAGCATGCCTAACGGCTCCGCAGACAGCAGAAACCAGGTCAGCCCTGagagcctgactctgaggctggcTAGGGTGGTGGGGCCAGACCGGGCCCTGGCGGCCCTGCAGGAGtgcggggtggaggtggagctcAGGCCCCACTCCGCCCTGGTCTGTGAGCTGCTGAGGGTGGCAGAGAAGAGGCAGAG GGCCCTGATCCAAACCATGCTGGAGCGCTGTGATCGGTTTCTTTGGTCCCAACCTGCCTAG